Below is a window of Burkholderiales bacterium DNA.
ATTTTTTCGCGCGGCCCGAAAGGCGTGAAGCGCACCGGCATTTTCATCGGCGGGCGCGAAATCGGTATGGCGGCCGACATGCTCGATGCCGCGCGCAATTCGATGGTGCCGCCGTTCGAAGTCTCGGTGTTCGCCGATCCGAGCGGCGCGTTCACGACGGCGGCGGCGATGGTAGCCTCTGTCGAGCGCCAGTTGAAAGAACATCACAAGCGTGATCTCCAAGGCTGCAAGGTGCTGATCCTCGGCGGTACCGGTCCGGTCGGCCTGGCGGCTGCTGTGCTGGCGTCGTCGTCAGGCAGCGATGTCATGGTCGCAAGCCATACCAGCGTCAACCGGGCGCAAGTGGCGGCCGAAACAGCTAACGCGCGCTACGGCGCCGATACCAAGGCGGCCGATGCGAGTTCAAGCGAGCAGAAAACGCAATTGCTGAAAGACGTCGACGTCATCATGGCCACTGCCAAGGCCGGCGTCCAGGTGCTGTCGGCCAGTGAATTGGCTGGCGCGGCGCGCCTCCTGGTCGCCGCCGACATCAACGCGGTGCCGCCAGCGGGTATCGAAGGCGTTGGCCTGATGGATAACGGCAACGCCGTTGCCGCCGGCTCGGGCAAGGCCATCGGTATCGGCGCGCTTGCCATCGGCAACGTCAAGTATCAGGTGCAGCGAGGCCTGCTCGAAAGAATGCTCGAAGCGGACGAGCCCTTGTATCTCGATTTTCGCGATGCGTTCGTGGCGGCGCGGGAATACGTCGGTGTTATTGATCGCCGCACTGGCAAGTAGAGCCCTCGCGCAATCCGCGCACCGCGCCGGCGTCGCCGTCGTTGCGCTCGATTTGTTCGGCGATGTCGATACGCGGCGCTACGCGCGCGCGACGCAAAAAATCGCGCCGCGCGGCGATGGCGTTTACGGCTTCGACGCCGAAGATTTGCTGCGCGCCGCCGACACGCTGTGCCCGAGCGAGCAATGCACGGGCCTGGTCGTGGGCGCCGGCTTCGAAGATTGCCCCGATCTTCTGACACGCTTGTCGCGAGGGCGCAAGTTGTACGGCAATACGCCGGATACGGTCGCCCGGCTGAAACACCCGGCTTCTTTTTTCGGTTTGCTCGATGGTCTGGGAATGCCGCATCCGCGGATTGCTTTCGATGCGCCGGACGATCTCGAAAGCTGGCTGATCAAGCGCTGCGGCGGCAGCGGCGGGGGTCATGTATCGGCGGCGACGGCGACCGCGGCATCCGGCGCCGGCTCGTATCATTCCGCAGCCCACTACTACCAGAGATTGACATTAGGGCGTTCGGTATCGGTTCTGTT
It encodes the following:
- a CDS encoding methylenetetrahydromethanopterin dehydrogenase yields the protein MEKRFLLHMMTPTRNVSPFDVNMAYDAGYDAITSYTEVTLAEVAGLTQDAIFSRGPKGVKRTGIFIGGREIGMAADMLDAARNSMVPPFEVSVFADPSGAFTTAAAMVASVERQLKEHHKRDLQGCKVLILGGTGPVGLAAAVLASSSGSDVMVASHTSVNRAQVAAETANARYGADTKAADASSSEQKTQLLKDVDVIMATAKAGVQVLSASELAGAARLLVAADINAVPPAGIEGVGLMDNGNAVAAGSGKAIGIGALAIGNVKYQVQRGLLERMLEADEPLYLDFRDAFVAAREYVGVIDRRTGK